The window CAGGCGGCACTGGTGGGCTCTATCCTCGCCAACTCGCTGCTGGTGCTGGGCCTGGCGCTGCTGGTGGGCGGGCTGAAGAACGGCACGCAGCGCTTTCAGTCCGAGGCCCCGCGCATGGCCGCCACGCTGATGATGCTGGCGGTGGCCGCCCTCGCCATCCCCACGCTCGCCGCGCGCCTGCACACGCCCGCGGCCGCGCACGAGGCGGCGCTGAGCGGCGCCTGCGCGGTGATGCTGCTGGTGGTGTTCGCCGCCAGCCTGCCCTTCTCCCTGCGCGGCGACCCCGCCGTGGTGTGCGGAGACAAGGAGCCCGCGCACGCGCCGTGGCCGCTGTGGATGGCGATCGTCGTCCTCGTGGGGGCCAGCGTGGGCGCCGCCTTCGTCTCGGACTGGTTCGTGGAGGCGCTGGGCCCGGCCATGAAGACGCTGGGCATCTCCGAGACCTTCAGCGGCCTGGTGGTGGTCGCCATCGCCGGCAACGCGGTGGAGAACGTGGTGGGCGTGCAGCTCGCGGCGCGCAACCGGCCGGACTATGCCATGAGCGTGGTGCTGAACGGCTCGCTCCAGATCGCGCTCGCCCTCATCCCCGTTCTCGTCCTCATCTCGTTCTTCGTGGGCCCCACGCCGCTCACGCTGGTCATGCCGCCGCTGATGGTGGCCGCCATGGCGCTCACTGCCGTGGTGAGCGCGTTCATCGTCTACGACGGCGAGTCGATCTGGCTGGAGGGCGTGGCGCTCATCGGCCTCTATGGCATCATCGTCTCCGCGTTCTGGTGGGGATGATGCGGGATGCGGGGTTGGGTGGACCGTCGATTCGGCGCAACTCAGGGGTTGATCATCAGCCTTGAACGCTGTTACCATCAGAGCATGAGCACTATCCAAGAGATCGAGCACGCGGTCAGCCATCTCCCGCCGGAGGACCTTTCCCGTTTTCGGGAGTGGTTCCTCCAATTCGATGCGGAGCTGTGGGATCGCGAGATCGAAGAAGACGTCGCTGCGGGCCGTCTCGACGCGCTGGCGGAGGAAGCACTGTCCGATCTGCGTGCGGGCCGAACGCGCTCGTTGTGACGCACAAGGCCACTCCGCGCTTCTGGGACGCGTACGACCGGCTTCCGCGCGACGTGCGGCGGTTGGCCGACGAGGTTTTCGGCTTTATGAAGGCCGATCCGCGCCACCCTTCCGTGCACCTGAAGAAGGTGGGCCCGTTGTGGTCAGCCCGTGTCGGGGCTCACTCTCGTGCGCTGGCGGTGGAGGAGGCGAATACGCTGGCCTGGTTCTGGATTGGCCGGCACGACGAGTACGAGCGGCTGATCCGGGGCCGCTGATCGGCGCCGTGATCCGGCGCATTCGCGAGGCTCCCCGCGGGAAGGCGGGGAGCCTCGTCGCTCGTCAGCGGTTCTGGTGGATTCCCTCGGCGAACTCCTCGATCATCTTCTTGTTGAAGGCAGGGATGTCTTCGGGCTTGCGGCTGGTGACGAGGCCCTTGTCCGTGACGACCTCCTGGTCCACCCAGCTGGCGCCTGCGTTCGCCAGGTCGGTGTGCAGCGACGGCCACGAGGTGACCTTGCGGCCGCGCACCACGTCCGCCTCCACCAGCAGCCACGGGCCGTGGCAGATGGCGGCGATGGGCTTGCCCGCGTCGTAGAACGCGCGCGCCAGCTTCACCGCGTCGGCATCCATGCGCAGGTAGTCCGGGTTCATCACGCCGCCCGGCAGCAACAGCGCGTCGTAGTCCTCCGCGCGGGCGCCGGAGAGCGCCACGTCCACCGCGAACTCGTC is drawn from Longimicrobiaceae bacterium and contains these coding sequences:
- the cax gene encoding calcium/proton exchanger, with the protein product MALAVAATVLAAALTFMHAGPVAGFVSCAAALSLLAMMVGHGTDQLGSRMGPGATGVLQSALGNLPELFVCIFALRAGLVGVVQAALVGSILANSLLVLGLALLVGGLKNGTQRFQSEAPRMAATLMMLAVAALAIPTLAARLHTPAAAHEAALSGACAVMLLVVFAASLPFSLRGDPAVVCGDKEPAHAPWPLWMAIVVLVGASVGAAFVSDWFVEALGPAMKTLGISETFSGLVVVAIAGNAVENVVGVQLAARNRPDYAMSVVLNGSLQIALALIPVLVLISFFVGPTPLTLVMPPLMVAAMALTAVVSAFIVYDGESIWLEGVALIGLYGIIVSAFWWG
- a CDS encoding type 1 glutamine amidotransferase domain-containing protein — translated: MKKLEGKKVAILVTDGFEQVEMTEPRKALEEAGAETQIVSPKSGKVKGWQHTEWGDEFAVDVALSGARAEDYDALLLPGGVMNPDYLRMDADAVKLARAFYDAGKPIAAICHGPWLLVEADVVRGRKVTSWPSLHTDLANAGASWVDQEVVTDKGLVTSRKPEDIPAFNKKMIEEFAEGIHQNR